Proteins encoded by one window of Synechococcus sp. MVIR-18-1:
- a CDS encoding DUF1254 domain-containing protein: protein MTSLSGRFAGVASALSLGLLSVATPSVSKAESIAASNRCPEPAVVVESDAVVPVTKANYAAAETQTVFAKYIANVAKGSCSGGMGVLLNVSKAADPKDRTVIRINFDTLYSWLILDLNDPATITLPETGGRYQSAMVVDDQGYTSVYKNPGDYELTKENVGSRNALVGFRTGVNMNDPEDLAKARDLQKKLKVSQANRGEFVQPNRWNLEEMLALRAAYNQERNEQGVKSEDLYGRKGVISPERNNMGVAVGIGGLPKEGAVYLFYTPSSDEAQTLTLKDVPYGNNAFWSLTVYDKDGFPVGDNYNVNSAFVTANDQGEVVLNFGGDSSQENYLGVYPGWNATLRIYNPTPAYFDGSWTRPELVLK, encoded by the coding sequence ATGACTTCACTCTCAGGGCGATTCGCTGGTGTGGCCTCAGCGCTGAGCCTCGGACTCCTCTCTGTTGCTACGCCTTCTGTGTCAAAGGCGGAATCGATTGCAGCTTCGAATCGTTGCCCTGAGCCCGCTGTTGTTGTTGAAAGTGATGCGGTTGTTCCTGTCACGAAGGCAAACTATGCAGCGGCTGAAACACAGACCGTGTTTGCCAAGTACATCGCCAACGTTGCCAAGGGAAGCTGCAGCGGTGGGATGGGTGTGCTGTTGAACGTCAGCAAAGCAGCAGATCCAAAGGATCGAACGGTGATTCGCATCAATTTCGATACCTTGTATTCATGGTTGATTTTGGATCTCAATGATCCGGCAACGATCACGCTTCCCGAAACAGGTGGTCGTTATCAAAGCGCCATGGTTGTGGATGATCAGGGATATACATCTGTCTATAAGAACCCTGGCGATTATGAATTAACCAAGGAAAATGTTGGCAGTCGCAATGCCTTGGTAGGGTTCCGCACCGGCGTGAACATGAATGATCCGGAAGACCTCGCCAAAGCTCGCGATTTGCAGAAGAAATTAAAGGTGAGCCAGGCGAATCGTGGTGAATTTGTGCAGCCCAATCGATGGAACCTCGAGGAGATGCTTGCCTTACGCGCTGCTTACAATCAAGAACGTAACGAGCAAGGTGTGAAGTCTGAAGACCTCTATGGCCGTAAGGGTGTTATCTCTCCAGAGCGCAATAATATGGGCGTTGCTGTGGGGATTGGAGGATTACCAAAAGAAGGGGCTGTCTATCTCTTCTATACGCCGTCTTCAGATGAGGCTCAAACGCTCACTCTCAAAGATGTTCCTTATGGAAACAATGCATTCTGGTCTTTAACTGTTTACGACAAGGATGGCTTCCCTGTTGGTGACAATTACAACGTCAACAGTGCCTTCGTAACAGCGAATGATCAAGGTGAAGTGGTGCTGAATTTTGGTGGTGATTCCAGTCAGGAGAATTACCTTGGCGTTTACCCAGGTTGGAATGCCACCTTGAGGATTTACAACCCCACTCCTGCTTATTTTGATGGCTCCTGGACGCGTCCGGAGTTGGTGCTGAAGTGA
- a CDS encoding DUF1254 domain-containing protein, with the protein MTKQTMIGSVGFRLFRRQARTVLMASALGAGLLVGSQTRADSGHSHATKHNCPEAAIETKATAVTPVTKANYAVAETEVILEDYVRKIAKGTCGTGVGEFMHLSKAMDPADRTILRPNFDTLYSFAVLDLDSPATVVLPETDRYQILEVVDEEHWIPVVSAKPGRYELTKEAIGSRYVFAFVRTQVNMQDPADLQAAAAVQKQIGLEQANKGEFISNHRYNMQEILDLRSDYNSRREPEGVTSENAFGKRGEISDELRNFGVAVGWGGLPKQGAVYPFPKIVDSIEPHTLVMKDVPNDPRAFWSVTVYDAKGFSTGEKYNVNSAFAKANEKGEYVIHLGGDKNQDNYLDIYPGWNVAIRVYSPTKSYFDGSWKLPQFQPVQ; encoded by the coding sequence ATGACTAAACAAACAATGATCGGCTCAGTGGGATTTCGTTTATTCAGGCGTCAAGCGCGCACCGTCTTGATGGCTTCAGCTCTTGGAGCAGGGCTGCTAGTTGGTTCGCAAACCAGAGCTGACAGTGGTCACTCGCACGCAACGAAGCACAACTGCCCTGAAGCGGCGATTGAGACCAAAGCCACTGCGGTCACACCGGTGACCAAGGCCAATTACGCCGTTGCTGAGACGGAGGTGATTCTTGAAGATTACGTCCGCAAAATTGCCAAGGGAACGTGTGGCACGGGTGTTGGAGAGTTTATGCACCTCAGTAAGGCCATGGATCCAGCGGATCGGACCATCCTGAGGCCCAATTTCGATACGTTGTACTCCTTTGCAGTGCTGGATCTTGACAGCCCTGCAACCGTTGTCTTACCTGAAACAGACCGCTATCAAATCCTTGAAGTGGTTGATGAGGAGCATTGGATTCCCGTTGTTAGCGCTAAGCCCGGTCGTTATGAGTTGACGAAGGAGGCCATAGGGAGTCGCTATGTGTTCGCGTTCGTGCGCACACAGGTGAACATGCAGGATCCCGCTGATTTGCAAGCCGCCGCTGCTGTTCAAAAGCAAATTGGTTTGGAGCAGGCCAACAAAGGTGAATTTATCTCTAACCATCGCTACAACATGCAGGAGATTCTTGATCTCCGTTCCGATTACAACAGTCGCCGTGAACCCGAGGGTGTGACCTCGGAGAACGCCTTTGGCAAAAGGGGAGAGATCAGCGATGAGCTGCGTAATTTCGGCGTTGCAGTGGGCTGGGGTGGATTGCCTAAGCAAGGAGCTGTCTATCCCTTCCCCAAGATTGTTGACTCCATCGAGCCTCACACTCTTGTGATGAAGGATGTGCCCAATGATCCTCGGGCTTTCTGGTCCGTCACGGTGTATGACGCCAAAGGGTTTTCAACCGGTGAAAAATATAATGTCAACAGTGCATTTGCCAAGGCCAATGAAAAAGGTGAATATGTTATTCATCTAGGTGGAGATAAAAATCAGGATAATTATCTTGATATTTATCCGGGTTGGAATGTGGCTATTCGTGTTTACTCTCCAACAAAGTCGTATTTCGATGGCAGCTGGAAACTACCTCAGTTTCAGCCCGTTCAATAA
- a CDS encoding outer membrane protein, with protein MTRFLPLALIAPLSMLCVEASMKPLLAAEIVDTNETQIETDVVANVDPEISQTEEIAPLVLSQANNEETQSEQEQDEEDSWRVYLDLYSFLVPTTYSTTTINGNTSSAEQSLSDVLSSLDGVLTFKAQVEYGRFGFMAGVNHGSQSGSGSKSFFKETTNPLRNQLGLPAALIQSTVRVDGDLDVDVDVNQTIVDLAFRYRAGAIQKPRMKKGSSSFLGLLGARVIDANLNTSWSVRNETTVSVEGQGVSLENTRELEKASSESWGNTWVQPLIGAFGTYAISEDWQAFAYLDAGGFGLSGEQDLSGTAQAGIAYALGNSAQISLSYKYFGLDYAGGGGNAYSVDQSGVNLGLRWLFD; from the coding sequence GTGACACGCTTTCTGCCCCTGGCTCTCATCGCTCCACTAAGCATGCTGTGCGTGGAAGCATCGATGAAACCGTTACTCGCGGCAGAAATCGTTGATACCAATGAAACTCAGATTGAGACTGATGTAGTAGCCAACGTCGATCCTGAAATCTCTCAAACAGAAGAAATTGCACCCCTCGTGCTCAGTCAAGCGAATAATGAAGAAACGCAATCCGAACAGGAACAAGACGAGGAAGACAGCTGGCGTGTGTACCTGGATCTCTATTCCTTCCTAGTTCCAACCACTTACAGCACAACAACCATCAACGGCAATACAAGCAGCGCGGAACAATCCCTCTCGGATGTGCTTAGTTCGCTCGATGGAGTGCTCACCTTTAAAGCACAAGTTGAATATGGCCGATTCGGGTTCATGGCCGGTGTCAATCACGGGAGCCAGTCCGGAAGCGGATCCAAATCCTTCTTTAAGGAAACAACGAACCCCTTGCGCAATCAGCTAGGACTTCCTGCAGCCCTCATACAGAGCACGGTTCGCGTCGATGGAGATCTAGATGTTGACGTTGATGTCAATCAAACCATCGTTGATCTGGCCTTCCGCTACCGAGCAGGAGCGATTCAGAAACCACGGATGAAAAAAGGAAGTAGCAGTTTTCTTGGCCTGCTTGGAGCCCGAGTGATCGACGCCAACCTCAACACCAGCTGGTCCGTTCGCAATGAAACCACCGTTTCCGTGGAAGGTCAGGGAGTAAGCCTGGAGAACACGCGTGAACTGGAGAAAGCCTCCAGCGAAAGCTGGGGTAACACCTGGGTGCAACCGCTGATCGGTGCCTTCGGCACCTATGCCATCAGTGAAGACTGGCAAGCGTTTGCCTACCTGGATGCCGGCGGGTTCGGCTTGAGCGGCGAACAAGATCTGAGCGGAACGGCGCAGGCAGGCATTGCCTACGCCCTGGGAAACTCAGCCCAAATCTCCCTTTCCTATAAGTACTTCGGGCTTGATTACGCCGGAGGCGGTGGCAACGCCTACAGCGTGGACCAAAGCGGCGTGAACCTTGGCCTGCGCTGGCTGTTTGACTGA
- a CDS encoding neuromedin U, with translation MISRFRGRLGLAWLLGCVALLAPSVAEAQEKSEFLVADPVDFDFTPLVHSEIAQASADGQPPGTDNQPVTVTPGESVAAEEGSLAKAAQNPIASLISLPIQWNSTPNTQWAPNLLDPKAKQNQTQNVVNVQPVIPFKVSDGLTLVTRTIVPFISQPWVGGTSIQALGDINPSVFLVPTLKGNFTVGVGPTVVLPTATDSRLSSGQWSAGPTGVLVYTKGKIVAGGLINNIWSFAGDGKKNDVNKMLIQPFLNYNLPKGWYLTSSPIITANWNTPDNKGWTVPVGAGFGRVFVLGKQPVNASLSAYYNAIKPEVAGETLIGDWTLRAQVQFLFPTGS, from the coding sequence ATGATTTCGCGTTTCCGTGGGCGTTTAGGCCTGGCATGGCTACTTGGATGTGTGGCCCTTCTGGCCCCTTCCGTTGCTGAGGCGCAAGAGAAGTCTGAGTTTTTGGTCGCCGACCCTGTTGATTTTGATTTCACGCCTCTCGTTCATAGTGAAATTGCACAGGCTTCTGCCGACGGTCAACCTCCTGGTACGGATAATCAACCGGTCACGGTGACTCCAGGCGAATCGGTTGCTGCGGAGGAGGGTTCGTTGGCGAAGGCGGCGCAAAACCCGATTGCCAGTTTGATCAGCCTTCCCATTCAGTGGAACAGCACTCCAAATACGCAATGGGCGCCGAATCTTTTGGACCCCAAGGCCAAGCAGAATCAGACTCAAAATGTAGTCAATGTGCAGCCGGTTATTCCCTTCAAGGTGAGCGATGGCCTGACATTGGTCACACGCACGATTGTTCCTTTTATTTCCCAGCCGTGGGTTGGCGGTACCTCGATTCAGGCACTTGGAGATATCAATCCTTCGGTGTTCTTGGTACCCACGTTGAAAGGCAATTTCACGGTTGGTGTGGGACCTACCGTGGTTCTCCCAACGGCGACTGACAGCAGGCTTAGTTCCGGGCAGTGGAGTGCTGGTCCTACGGGTGTTTTGGTTTACACAAAAGGAAAAATCGTTGCCGGCGGTTTGATTAATAATATTTGGTCATTCGCTGGAGATGGCAAGAAAAATGATGTCAATAAAATGTTGATCCAGCCTTTTTTGAATTACAACCTTCCTAAGGGGTGGTATTTGACCAGCTCTCCCATTATTACTGCGAATTGGAATACCCCTGATAATAAGGGTTGGACAGTTCCTGTCGGTGCTGGCTTTGGTCGCGTTTTTGTGCTCGGCAAGCAGCCAGTCAATGCTTCTCTTAGCGCTTATTACAACGCAATTAAGCCAGAGGTTGCTGGCGAAACTCTCATCGGCGATTGGACATTGCGCGCACAGGTTCAGTTCTTGTTCCCAACTGGTAGCTAA
- a CDS encoding formylglycine-generating enzyme family protein has translation MSNQHGRMIIIPSGEYSIGSDSFYPEEAPVRSIQIKSFKIDETPVTNSEYSCFVSETGYVTVSEKPPDPVLYPNLPPDQQKPESAVFIPPPPTVDRNQPMSWWALIEGADWRHPQGPDSSISDKMDHPVVHLAYEDALAYAQWIGKRLPTADEWEVAARGGLVQQNYSWGAEMTPGGQWLANVWQGAFPWTNEQTDGWFWTSPVGSFPANGYGLVDMCGNVWEWTSTLFPVPKGEQERRIIKGGSFLCAENYCHRFRPAALMGQTTDTATCHMGFRCAADSA, from the coding sequence ATGAGCAATCAACACGGTCGAATGATTATTATTCCATCAGGTGAATACTCAATCGGTTCCGACTCTTTTTATCCAGAAGAAGCGCCTGTTCGTTCTATTCAAATCAAGTCTTTCAAGATCGACGAAACTCCTGTTACCAATAGCGAGTATTCGTGTTTTGTCTCTGAGACTGGATACGTCACGGTCTCTGAAAAGCCGCCCGATCCTGTCTTGTATCCCAATCTTCCGCCTGATCAACAGAAGCCAGAATCAGCGGTGTTTATTCCGCCTCCTCCAACGGTGGATCGCAATCAACCAATGTCTTGGTGGGCCTTGATCGAAGGAGCCGATTGGCGGCATCCCCAGGGGCCTGATTCCAGCATCTCCGACAAGATGGATCACCCTGTGGTTCATCTTGCTTATGAAGACGCCCTTGCTTACGCCCAATGGATTGGCAAACGTTTACCGACTGCTGATGAATGGGAGGTGGCTGCCAGAGGTGGCTTGGTTCAGCAGAACTATTCCTGGGGTGCGGAGATGACTCCAGGTGGTCAGTGGCTTGCCAATGTTTGGCAAGGAGCGTTCCCTTGGACAAATGAACAGACGGACGGATGGTTCTGGACGTCTCCGGTGGGATCGTTTCCCGCTAACGGCTACGGCCTTGTCGACATGTGCGGCAATGTTTGGGAGTGGACCTCCACGTTGTTTCCGGTTCCCAAAGGTGAGCAGGAGCGTCGGATCATCAAAGGTGGATCCTTCCTTTGTGCTGAGAACTACTGCCATCGCTTCAGGCCAGCGGCTTTGATGGGACAAACAACTGATACAGCAACCTGCCATATGGGATTCCGTTGTGCGGCGGATTCAGCCTGA
- a CDS encoding phosphatase PAP2 family protein, giving the protein MPRLETSLLILALLGGGLPLGGPVQAADAPSHCESNVGSPSDLKELKHGLVQGYLAQDTLPDSLKLLAPPPAPGSAAQALDDEYANLNIALQETPRWNQAATDADLNFPAAASIFSCSLGVEISEERTPRLYTLLRRSLTDAGLASYKAKMHYQRPRPFVSNRQSICTPEDESILRSDGSYPSGHTSVGWAWALILSEIAPSQQDQILQRGIEYGKSRNVCNVHWYSDVQAGQLIGSATVAQLHANPVFRADLRAAAAEVKAQQALNQNANGIDCELEQQALRP; this is encoded by the coding sequence ATGCCCCGGCTTGAAACCAGTCTGTTGATCTTGGCTTTGCTCGGTGGGGGGCTGCCGCTTGGAGGTCCTGTTCAAGCCGCGGATGCACCAAGCCACTGTGAATCCAACGTGGGATCCCCTTCTGATCTGAAGGAGCTGAAACACGGTCTTGTGCAGGGCTACCTCGCACAGGACACTCTTCCTGATTCCCTAAAACTGCTTGCTCCGCCGCCTGCTCCAGGATCAGCGGCACAGGCGCTCGATGATGAGTACGCCAACCTCAACATTGCTCTTCAGGAGACCCCACGCTGGAACCAAGCCGCAACGGATGCCGATCTCAACTTCCCTGCTGCTGCGTCAATTTTTTCCTGCAGTTTGGGAGTTGAGATTTCTGAGGAGCGAACCCCCAGGCTGTACACGCTCCTGCGTCGCTCACTGACCGACGCGGGACTTGCTTCTTACAAAGCAAAGATGCACTACCAACGGCCTAGGCCATTCGTGAGCAATAGACAGTCGATCTGCACCCCTGAAGATGAGTCGATACTCCGATCCGACGGTTCTTATCCGTCGGGGCACACATCAGTGGGCTGGGCCTGGGCTCTGATCCTCAGTGAGATTGCTCCAAGCCAACAGGATCAAATTCTCCAACGTGGGATTGAGTATGGAAAGAGCCGAAACGTCTGCAATGTGCACTGGTACAGCGACGTCCAGGCGGGGCAGCTCATCGGCTCAGCAACCGTGGCCCAACTGCACGCCAATCCCGTCTTTCGCGCTGATTTACGTGCAGCAGCAGCAGAAGTTAAGGCGCAACAAGCGCTGAATCAAAACGCAAACGGCATCGACTGCGAGCTCGAGCAACAAGCGCTGCGTCCCTGA